A single Xenopus laevis strain J_2021 chromosome 3S, Xenopus_laevis_v10.1, whole genome shotgun sequence DNA region contains:
- the LOC108703477 gene encoding beta-1,3-galactosyltransferase 2 isoform X1, whose product MGKNITQNLRKMLKLYLLFLFLAALAFMGLQYLCITTTLVFNTVHPRIIGPLYPYLIEEPSKCGGDPPFLVLLIPSKPQDVLIRDVLRKTWANESLVLGISIKRIFLLGRSFVNNTEVSVEQESSTFHDIIQQDFLDTYHNLTIKTLMGIEWVSRLCPRASYVMKVDADMFFNPWFLVRQILQPEKPLKLEFFIGLVARGIPFRNKDSKWYISYEMYSNNYYPYYCSGTGYVFSGELSPRIYKEAMRLAFIPFEDVFLGICLARMGVHIYKPASKWFVGEKAEYNRCHFTRLVTVHHYRPDELLKLWPDFLKALEDCTG is encoded by the coding sequence ATGGGTAAAAATATTACTCAAAATCTACGGAAAATGCTGAAgctttatttgttatttctcTTTTTGGCTGCATTGGCCTTCATGGGATTACAATACCTTTGCATAACTACAACTTTGGTTTTTAACACAGTGCATCCCAGAATTATAGGACCTTTGTATCCTTATCTAATAGAGGAGCCATCAAAATGTGGAGGAGACCCCCCATTCTTAGTTCTGCTCATCCCTTCCAAGCCTCAAGATGTTCTTATAAGGGATGTCCTGAGAAAGACTTGGGCCAATGAAAGTTTAGTCCTGGGAATCTCCATCAAGAGGATTTTCCTTCTGGGTAGGTCCTTTGTTAATAACACTGAAGTATCTGTAGAACAAGAGAGTTCTACATTCCATGATATCATCCAACAGGATTTCCTGGACACCTACCATAATCTGACCATAAAAACACTGATGGGTATAGAGTGGGTGAGCCGTCTCTGCCCCCGAGCCAGTTATGTCATGAAGGTGGACGCTGACATGTTCTTCAATCCTTGGTTCCTGGTGAGGCAGATCCTACAGCCAGAGAAGCCCCTCAAGCTGGAATTTTTCATAGGGCTGGTAGCAAGAGGCATACCCTTCAGGAACAAGGACAGCAAGTGGTACATATCATATGAAATGTACTCTAACAATTATTATCCTTACTATTGTTCTGGCACAGGCTATGTCTTCTCTGGGGAATTGTCACCAAGGATATATAAAGAAGCAATGAGGTTGGCTTTCATACCATTTGAGGATGTATTTTTAGGTATCTGCTTAGCAAGGATGGGGGTTCACATTTATAAGCCTGCGAGCAAATGGTTTGTAGGAGAAAAGGCAGAGTATAATAGGTGCCATTTTACCAGGCTTGTTACTGTTCATCATTACCGTCCCGACGAATTGTTGAAGTTGTGGCCTGATTTCCTGAAGGCCCTGGAGGACTGCACTGGATAG
- the LOC108703477 gene encoding beta-1,3-galactosyltransferase 2 isoform X2, giving the protein MAVHPRIIGPLYPYLIEEPSKCGGDPPFLVLLIPSKPQDVLIRDVLRKTWANESLVLGISIKRIFLLGRSFVNNTEVSVEQESSTFHDIIQQDFLDTYHNLTIKTLMGIEWVSRLCPRASYVMKVDADMFFNPWFLVRQILQPEKPLKLEFFIGLVARGIPFRNKDSKWYISYEMYSNNYYPYYCSGTGYVFSGELSPRIYKEAMRLAFIPFEDVFLGICLARMGVHIYKPASKWFVGEKAEYNRCHFTRLVTVHHYRPDELLKLWPDFLKALEDCTG; this is encoded by the exons ATGGCCG TGCATCCCAGAATTATAGGACCTTTGTATCCTTATCTAATAGAGGAGCCATCAAAATGTGGAGGAGACCCCCCATTCTTAGTTCTGCTCATCCCTTCCAAGCCTCAAGATGTTCTTATAAGGGATGTCCTGAGAAAGACTTGGGCCAATGAAAGTTTAGTCCTGGGAATCTCCATCAAGAGGATTTTCCTTCTGGGTAGGTCCTTTGTTAATAACACTGAAGTATCTGTAGAACAAGAGAGTTCTACATTCCATGATATCATCCAACAGGATTTCCTGGACACCTACCATAATCTGACCATAAAAACACTGATGGGTATAGAGTGGGTGAGCCGTCTCTGCCCCCGAGCCAGTTATGTCATGAAGGTGGACGCTGACATGTTCTTCAATCCTTGGTTCCTGGTGAGGCAGATCCTACAGCCAGAGAAGCCCCTCAAGCTGGAATTTTTCATAGGGCTGGTAGCAAGAGGCATACCCTTCAGGAACAAGGACAGCAAGTGGTACATATCATATGAAATGTACTCTAACAATTATTATCCTTACTATTGTTCTGGCACAGGCTATGTCTTCTCTGGGGAATTGTCACCAAGGATATATAAAGAAGCAATGAGGTTGGCTTTCATACCATTTGAGGATGTATTTTTAGGTATCTGCTTAGCAAGGATGGGGGTTCACATTTATAAGCCTGCGAGCAAATGGTTTGTAGGAGAAAAGGCAGAGTATAATAGGTGCCATTTTACCAGGCTTGTTACTGTTCATCATTACCGTCCCGACGAATTGTTGAAGTTGTGGCCTGATTTCCTGAAGGCCCTGGAGGACTGCACTGGATAG